The Plasmodium cynomolgi strain B DNA, chromosome 13, whole genome shotgun sequence DNA segment TCAGCTCAAGGAGCTTGCTTCGAACGGCGTGGAGAAACCTCATTTTGTAATCCAATCGGTTGTAGTTGCACCCAGAGTAGGGGGCGTATACATTCACGAGGACGAACTGCTTGTGGATCGTAATGAGCACTCTGCCCTCATTGAATAGATCGCTCGCTCTCCGTAGGGAGGTGTCAGGGGGGCGGCTTTGGCGTGGTGTCTGGCCATCGTTCCCACCACCCCCAGTGCTACCCCTGCCGCTACCCCCACCGCTACCCCGTGGCAGCGCGTAAAAGGACACGGACGAGTTGTCCCGTGGGAAGCACCTCGAGACCAGCAGGTCCCCCTCCGAAAAGCCATCcacagaaaagaaaacgttTCGGAAGGGATCACTACAGCAACAAACGATTTTCGCCTTATGACCCACATAAGTAGCAAGACCAGAGTACCCTTTCTTCTGTATCTTTTCTCCACCCCTGTTCTTGCAACACGTCCAATACGTTTCGTATTCATCCGAATATGCGTCTAACAAGCTAAACTCATTTTCAATGATCGAGTCGTTCGTTTTAGTTTCTTGCAAACATAGAATGTCAATCTTGAGTTTGTTCAAAAATTGAGCCACTGTAACTTCTCTCTGTTTTATTAACTCACAGCTCTTCTTCCACCCGTTCACATTCCAGCTAGCTATTTGCAGGCTTTCCATTGCTGGGGAGAGAAGTCCATCGTGCGGAGAAGCGGTGCCGTTGCGCTCCTTTTAAAGGGCCAGAatgagagggggggggatatCCTCATACAAAAGTGTAACTCGCATGGTATTGCTTCACCGTAAAGGAGGGGGTGATTAACTGAGAGAGTACGTTTAGATGGTCGTCATACACGCTCTCCACTAAGTGattcttcttcacccccAGACTTTGCACCTGTGCATGCGGACGGGCATCTTCCTCGCATGATATAGCTACGTTTGTCCCTCTCCATCCCGCACGGTAGGAGTTTGAAGGGGCACAACAGGAGTGCTACATATAGATaagtgcatgtgcatgtgcatatgatctttcctttttttttttactgttaaGAGGGCCAAACGgggaaattacaaaaagaaaacaaaataaggTGTACTCGCtcgcaaaggagaaaaagcgAGGCACAAGATTAACCACGTCGCGATTCTCTCTGAATTTGCGGTTAAACAAACCGGGCGAATTACGATTTTGATTTCCATTTCgatggggaagggggggggctGTGACAGCCTTGGCTAGGGCtcgaaaaattttaaatactaAAAGAAAGAGGGAAAGAGTGTCACCGGCAACGAAACGGTGCAAAGCACGGTAGAGAGAGGTACCCCCCTCACCCCAGGCAATGGGCACGTTAGGTTAGCAGCGAGAGCCGCTTCACATCAGATTGGTTAAGAAGGCACTGCAGGAAGGCGTTGTAGGAAGGCGCTGCAGGGCTCACCCCCACAGCGATTTAAataaagggagaaaaataacgCTATTGCATAAGGCACATACCCCGCACCGTTTCATGTGTCTGTCTCCCCCCTTCGTTAGACGGCCCTCCGGCGCCGCATTCGGTAGAGCACCACGGCGTTGTTGAGGAAATCTCGGAAGGACACGATGATGTGGGACACCCTACTCGATATTTGGATCAGCTCGGAGAAGTCCTTACACCCGGAGAACAACTTGGCGTCCATTTTGATGGCCACGAACCCGACGTTGGGGGCAGTGGTCTCTGCCTGGCCGCTGCGCCGAGGTGGGCTGCAAGGATCGGGTGGAGCAGCCGAGTCGGCCACGCGGATGGCGGCTAAGTAGGCACCGCCACCCTCGCCAGCTTCACCCTTATCCATGTGggcgctcccccccctgcaggggTCATAATTGCTGCTGTCCCCTTTGTCCCCTTTGTCCCCTTCGTCCCCTTCGCCCCCTTCGTCCCCATCGACTCCCCCCTCGTAGACGAACAACTCGGAGGGCACCAAATGAGCAGGGAAGTCagcataaaaggaaaagtccAGGTGTCCATGTAAATCCATGGACTTTGTAGTAGCGTGAATGTTTTTGCACACTCCCAGGGCGATACAGCGGTCATGCCTATCAACATAGTGCACAGATAGCACCACCAAAACGTAGTCGTTTTTCTTGAGGAGATATATGACTTCATTACGtctaattataaatttagcGAAAGAATTTTCCTGTTCATGTGTtttggaaaggaaaaagtgcaTGAAAGGGCCACACTGTAAAGCTTCTCGTATTTTTGACAAATGACTTGCCACGAGTAGCATCTTCCCTGGAGTCCTTGGTACTTCAAATAACTCAATTTGTATGTCGTAGCCGAATTCCTCCTTCTCTAGTAagtgtgtgtgtatttttaaattctgtTCATCGTGATAACAGCTCAGAAAATATTGCATGGTATGTTCATTCCATACATGCTCAAAATGGCTATGTGCCACGTATATTTGCACTGAGTCTAGGACGTTGTAGTTGTCTCCTTTGTGCATATCCTCCACTTCGTTATCTGTTAAGTATTCTTCATCTAATAATTTTCCTGTTAAGTTTGTTTCCTTCTCTAGGGTTACCTTGGAGTGTGCTTCCACTTTGTAGATAATGTCATCCGCGTCGTAAATGTACTTGGTCAGCACGTACCTGTTGGTTTCTCTGTCCGCCAGTTTGTCGTCCACGTAGCAGGCGCTTGGGATGGAGGGCACCCCTTCCCTCAGCAACTGGTGTATACTCTCGAATAGCGCCTTGTTGTTTGATAGGTACAGGTTCGACTCGCACTCCAGTTCTTTTATCTTTCTGTACAGCCGTTCGGACATGTTGGGTTTGTGTTCATCCGGGGGTGGGGGGGCAACAAGGTGAGGAGCAAGGTGGGGAGCAAGGTGTGGCAGCGAAACAGGGTGATGTCGTCACTTCCTCGTTAACAACCGTTCTGTTAACTTCTCCCCTATGCTCACGTGTATATGTAGAGgggcttccttttttttttttttgtaccctCAAGGGCAGCTGCCAAACTGGgttaaaaggagaaatgcGTTGGgaaattgtttaaaaaaaaaaaatagctagccagggaaaaaaaaaaaaaatttagctagccaggaaaaaaaaaaaacatatgcacatttgcacacacacatgaggGTTAAGCGAACTGAGAGCCCATTGACAAATATGGACAATTCCCCTTCTGTGCCATTCTCTACCCCTCTTGGCCACCcatctgcaaaaaaaaaaacaaaaaaacaaacaaatggaaacatCAAAACGcgtggaggggaaaatgtTCCATGTGGGAGGGCTTGGCCAAAGGGGAGCACACGCGTCCTCATCAGTAGGGGGGTACACGGAGAATAACGTGCAGGAAATTatcaaattgggaaaagTTGGCAGCGAGCCAGTAGAGTGGCGTTTTCAGCGGAATTTGAATCCCGTTGATTATTATGAACATGTAGGGGCTGAAAATTAGGTAATCGTCTTCgacaaagtaaaaaatgatttcccCGTGAGGGGGCGCACTTGGCACTGCTGCTACAGTTGCTGATACCGCTTCCGCCGCTGCACTGTCTGGAGGAAGGTGACCCTGTGCGTTAATCTCACCGTTTGTCCTGTGACCGTGCAGGTTATCCGCCACCATCGCTACCCCCCCCTCTGTtgcgtgtttttttattttcctaaaGAAGGAAGGGAACTGCTCATGCAGAAAGTCCCCCAACGTGTAGGCAAAAAAACCGTCGACTGTATTTTCGGTCCCTTCTGCTGGCTTAATTTTGAACAGAGGGCACTTTGTCAACACTTGATTGTATGGGGGTCCATAAATGTGTATAATTATGGGAACATCTTTAACCACATTTTCGTCCTTCATAAGGGCGCACACGGAATTGTGCTCCCCGCTGATGGGACCAGTGTGCCCGTTTTGCTCTGCCTGTGCACACTTGGCGTTAAAGTAATCCACGAAACGGACCATATTATAATCGATGTGCTCCCTATACAGGGCGCAAACACTTTCGACGTCAAACCGTTTCAAATTTTGCAGTAACTCGTTTTCCACTTGCTGTGGCAACATCTGAAGCACCCggttatttttgttaaacacGTAGTTGGCCTTTTTAAGCTGACCAATCAGGCATTCCTCAAAGTCGTGAAATCCTCTGTACAGAGGTATGCAGCTGTTGTACGGCAACAGGTTAACGTTTCCATCGTAATTCAAtttgcttcctcctccccctctaCCGAAATGCGTATTGTagttttcttcatctttgaAATGGACAACCAGTCTCCATGGAACATTCCTATCTGCTATGCTTAAAAATTGCTGATCGTACCAgtcattatttatttgtttgttcattCGCATGTGGTAATACTTAACGTGGGATTcttctgcgttttttttgtttcttttcccaTCGCTTTTGTCTTCATCCTCTCCACATGGCTTCTTTTCCCCAGTGAGGGAACCCTTTGTGGCATCATTCAACGGAGCTTTGCTTGAgggcttccccccctctatCTGCTCCCTCTCAGCTTTGCCATGTAAATC contains these protein-coding regions:
- a CDS encoding hypothetical protein (putative), with protein sequence MSERLYRKIKELECESNLYLSNNKALFESIHQLLREGVPSIPSACYVDDKLADRETNRYVLTKYIYDADDIIYKVEAHSKVTLEKETNLTGKLLDEEYLTDNEVEDMHKGDNYNVLDSVQIYVAHSHFEHVWNEHTMQYFLSCYHDEQNLKIHTHLLEKEEFGYDIQIELFEVPRTPGKMLLVASHLSKIREALQCGPFMHFFLSKTHEQENSFAKFIIRRNEVIYLLKKNDYVLVVLSVHYVDRHDRCIALGVCKNIHATTKSMDLHGHLDFSFYADFPAHLVPSELFVYEGGVDGDEGGEGDEGDKGDKGDSSNYDPCRGGSAHMDKGEAGEGGGAYLAAIRVADSAAPPDPCSPPRRSGQAETTAPNVGFVAIKMDAKLFSGCKDFSELIQISSRVSHIIVSFRDFLNNAV
- a CDS encoding hypothetical protein (putative), which produces MQKGSGGAPLLERPNVNEINKNIEASGLVLCLTLSEKDSPSLVSPSSYLLHVHRYMYLSNIVPKCERIILDWRLPIGVLFDIYCDVEGEDWSLPSLEEKQASWKRCSSGELFPDHVSVLEITPSGVSGLPGDSPINLHADLPVNLHADLPVNLHADLPVDLHGKAEREQIEGGKPSSKAPLNDATKGSLTGEKKPCGEDEDKSDGKRNKKNAEESHVKYYHMRMNKQINNDWYDQQFLSIADRNVPWRLVVHFKDEENYNTHFGRGGGGSKLNYDGNVNLLPYNSCIPLYRGFHDFEECLIGQLKKANYVFNKNNRVLQMLPQQVENELLQNLKRFDVESVCALYREHIDYNMVRFVDYFNAKCAQAEQNGHTGPISGEHNSVCALMKDENVVKDVPIIIHIYGPPYNQVLTKCPLFKIKPAEGTENTVDGFFAYTLGDFLHEQFPSFFRKIKKHATEGGVAMVADNLHGHRTNGEINAQGHLPPDSAAAEAVSATVAAVPSAPPHGEIIFYFVEDDYLIFSPYMFIIINGIQIPLKTPLYWLAANFSQFDNFLHVILRVPPY